Proteins encoded by one window of Mycolicibacterium cosmeticum:
- a CDS encoding carbohydrate ABC transporter permease gives MTVTLRPPRRRAAPDTTDTDVVGDRRGPAAPARRVRPRAAIRGYLYVVPAFLVFVVFLGAPLVQTVQYSFYNWNGIGTATVAGISNYLNVFDDDQLRASFLHAGVLILFYAAVPVVIALVLSAVISRAHAMRSMSFFRTVLFLPQVIATVVIGTIWISIYSQNGLLNQTLRAVGLDTLTRVWLGDHTFALIAIGLIGTWLNIGLCMVLFLSGIGNIAPELFEAARLDGAGRVREFVAITLPSLRGQIAVALTLTVVSALKTFDLVYITTRGGPGTATTVPAFEAYNRAFNTGQVGLASAIAVVLTIAIVTLTFLISRISPREAE, from the coding sequence GCCCACCACGACGACGGGCCGCGCCCGACACGACGGACACCGACGTGGTGGGTGACCGCCGCGGCCCGGCAGCACCGGCGCGCAGGGTGCGGCCGCGCGCGGCGATCCGCGGTTATCTCTATGTGGTACCGGCATTCCTGGTGTTCGTGGTGTTCCTCGGCGCCCCGCTGGTGCAGACCGTCCAGTACTCGTTCTACAACTGGAACGGTATCGGGACCGCCACCGTTGCCGGAATCTCCAACTACCTCAACGTCTTCGACGACGATCAGTTGCGGGCATCCTTTCTGCACGCCGGCGTCCTGATCCTGTTCTACGCGGCGGTGCCCGTCGTCATCGCGCTGGTGCTCAGTGCCGTGATCTCACGGGCGCATGCGATGCGGTCGATGTCGTTCTTCCGCACAGTTCTCTTCCTGCCGCAGGTGATCGCCACCGTCGTCATCGGCACGATCTGGATTTCCATCTACTCCCAGAACGGCCTGCTGAACCAGACACTGCGGGCGGTCGGACTGGACACCCTGACCCGGGTCTGGTTGGGCGACCACACCTTCGCGCTGATCGCCATCGGCCTGATCGGGACCTGGCTCAACATCGGGTTGTGCATGGTGCTCTTCCTGTCCGGCATCGGCAACATCGCACCGGAACTGTTCGAAGCCGCTCGGCTCGACGGCGCCGGACGGGTCCGTGAGTTCGTGGCCATCACGCTGCCGTCCCTGCGCGGCCAGATCGCGGTGGCCTTGACCCTCACCGTGGTGTCGGCCTTGAAGACCTTCGACCTGGTCTACATCACCACCCGCGGCGGGCCCGGAACCGCCACCACCGTGCCCGCCTTCGAGGCGTACAACCGAGCCTTCAACACCGGGCAGGTGGGCCTGGCTTCAGCCATCGCCGTGGTGCTGACCATCGCGATCGTCACCCTGACCTTCTTGATCAGCCGGATCAGTCCGCGGGAGGCCGAATGA